The following proteins are encoded in a genomic region of Catellatospora sp. TT07R-123:
- a CDS encoding PQQ-binding-like beta-propeller repeat protein: MAWRNLPRRTRVAITGAVCAALVAGSGLVVWRVLRPTDTVTTATRPMPKRVIPGPGALGALISAPLIVGDRIRIHAAPRQVWADGPADYKYETSALWSLRRWPAELVGIVTVGEEPIVVSAWSDGMLVGTDARDGKTIWSVRGDVLGDGYQGRRTGAATVYDPPGLFTADGTVLTTGGNTITAYDPTTGAVRWRHELPACHGTAFTGATQFLVLDTCAHTLLRYSADTGAPLPPLGTSPTAAEPVSCAVGASDCLGVRVTAADGTHAWLLPPAASGTEAPSIPLAAPGALITGTPRAPVAVVTTVNPAAVTELTSHDPATGEVRWTWRPQPGDPAPTLLPTGARDRILLVTPDHTLIAVNAESGKELSRSPLDLYYEDPAFPYTLGHVYASGHYLVLERLRPDTPADAPDTLYYPSPRPVLLAAS, encoded by the coding sequence ATGGCGTGGCGGAACCTGCCGCGTAGGACACGTGTCGCGATCACCGGCGCCGTCTGCGCGGCGCTGGTGGCGGGCAGCGGGCTCGTGGTGTGGCGTGTCCTGCGCCCCACCGACACCGTCACCACGGCGACCCGGCCGATGCCCAAGCGCGTCATCCCCGGACCCGGCGCCCTCGGCGCGCTGATCTCGGCACCGCTCATCGTCGGCGACCGGATCCGCATCCACGCCGCGCCGCGCCAGGTCTGGGCCGACGGCCCGGCCGACTACAAGTACGAGACCAGCGCCCTGTGGTCACTGCGCCGCTGGCCGGCCGAACTCGTCGGCATCGTGACCGTGGGCGAGGAGCCGATCGTCGTCAGCGCGTGGAGCGACGGCATGCTCGTCGGCACCGACGCCCGCGACGGCAAGACCATCTGGTCGGTACGCGGGGACGTGCTCGGCGACGGCTACCAGGGGCGGCGCACCGGCGCCGCCACCGTCTACGACCCGCCGGGCCTGTTCACCGCCGACGGGACCGTGCTGACCACGGGCGGCAACACCATCACCGCGTACGACCCGACGACCGGCGCCGTACGCTGGCGCCACGAGCTGCCCGCCTGCCACGGCACCGCATTCACCGGCGCGACCCAGTTCCTCGTGCTGGACACCTGCGCGCACACGCTGCTGCGCTACTCCGCCGACACCGGCGCACCGCTGCCGCCGCTGGGCACGTCGCCCACTGCGGCCGAGCCGGTGTCGTGCGCCGTCGGCGCCTCCGACTGCCTCGGCGTACGCGTCACCGCCGCCGACGGCACGCACGCGTGGCTGCTGCCCCCGGCCGCGTCCGGCACCGAGGCGCCGTCGATCCCGCTGGCCGCGCCGGGCGCCCTGATCACCGGTACGCCCCGCGCCCCCGTCGCCGTGGTGACCACTGTGAACCCTGCGGCGGTGACCGAGCTGACCAGCCACGATCCCGCCACCGGCGAGGTCCGCTGGACCTGGCGCCCGCAGCCGGGCGACCCCGCGCCGACGCTGCTGCCCACCGGCGCCCGGGACCGCATCCTGCTGGTCACTCCCGACCACACGCTGATCGCCGTGAACGCCGAATCCGGGAAGGAGCTGTCTCGCTCCCCCCTGGACCTCTACTACGAGGACCCGGCCTTCCCGTACACCCTCGGCCACGTGTATGCCTCCGGCCACTACCTCGTCCTCGAACGCCTCCGCCCGGACACCCCCGCCGACGCCCCCGACACCCTCTACTACCCCTCCCCCCGCCCCGTCCTCCTAGCCGCCTCCTAA